The sequence GTTACCCCCCTCCTCGTGCAGAGAatggtgtgtgctgggggggggggggggaattacCCCCCTGCAAGTTAGATGGTCTGTGCCGGGCACtgacacaccccccccccagtgaGAAATGGTCCCTTCCAGTGGGTAATTACCCCCCCGGAGGTCAGAACCACCCCATtgaggggggggtgggtggtggtgtgtgtgtctCCTCCTGGGCCACCCCTCTCCCCCATGGGGGGTCCCTGATTCACCCCCCTCGCACTCGCACGTGCACCAcgccgccgccggggctgcGCCGCTGGGTGGGGGAGGGGtagtgtgtgtgtttgagggggtgggggcgggAGGGGCTGCGCCGgatgctgttttctgtgaaaacttgGCCGGGGGAGGGGCCCTGCGCCCGCCCCTCCCCCTTTTGTATATTTTGTACATTAATAATaaactggtggaaaaaaaaaaacatccaaaaaCGAGTGATGTCAGCACCGGGTTACGCGCGTTCACTCTGGAACCTACCGACGGCGTCGATGCTGAAATACAGCGGCGGGTGTTCACTCTGAAGCCTAATGGTGGTGGTCAGGGAAGCCCCCCGCTAGCGCTCACTCTGAAACCCACTGACGGCGGCCCCCAAATCAAAGCACTTTCCAGCCACTGGTGCACCAGTCCTTTTTATTAGTGGGGGAGGGGTGCAGAGGctgcctgcccctccccccgcaGCAGCACCCCCTCACTCGCGGGGGCGGTTGATGACCACCTCCCCCAGCGCCTCCAGCACCTCCCGCTTGTAGTCGTCGAAGTCGCCGTCGATCTGGCTGAGGCCCTGCTCCTCCACCACCCACAGCTGGCAGCTCGTCTCCGTGATCAGGCGGGCGTCGTGGCTCACCACGATGACGGCTGGGCGGGCGCACGATGACGGCTGGGCGGGCGACGATGACGTCACGATGACGTCACACCGATGTcacaccaaccccccccccccttgacATCACCCCGCCTCACCTCCCCGATAGTCGTTGATGGCGTCGGCCAGCGCGTCGATGGATTCGATGTCCAGGTTGTTGGTAGGTTCGTCctggtgggggaggggaaacGAGGGAGGTGGGTGGGTCCAGGAAGGGTGTGGCCCCATCCAAGCCCCGCCCCCTCGCCCCCCACCCACTCACCAGGATGAGCACGTCGGGCTCGCGGCAGGCCAGCTCGGCAAACACCACTCGCGCCCTTCTGCCCgcctgcagggaggggggggaggggacaggCTCAGAGCCCCGCCCACCCCCCAGAGCCCCTCCCCCTGTTCAGTCCCCGCCCCCACCGGAGAGCTTGGCGATCTGCAGCGTGTGGGGCGTGGCCCTCCAGCCCGAAGCGGCCCAGGCACTTGCGCGCGTCCTGGTGCGGCAGGTTGAAGTTGCGCTGCAGGTACTCGGCTGCCGTCTCCTCCAGCCGCAGCTGCTCGGCCGCTTGTTGGTTGAAGAAGCCCACTTTCTGCAGGGGAGGGGCGCGCTCAGGCCACGCCCACCGGCCACCCCCCCGGGTTTAACtccgccccccccgccccccccccagtttgGCTTCGCTGTGTGGTACAGCCCCAGGGGTAAGGCCACACTGCTGTGGGAAGCCACGCCCCCTGTACAGGCCacgccccccaccccaagctcACCGATGGGATGCCACGCCCCCACCCAGACGCTCCGCCCTCCATCTGCACACCTCCCCCTGGAAGCCCCGCCTCCATGACCACAGGACACAACCCCTGCCAAAGCGCCCATCTTAAACCCCCAGAGGCCCCGCCCCTCCCTAGTCCCCGCCCCCCCGAGACCCCGCCCCTCCCTAGTCCCCGCCCCCCCGAGACCCCGCCCCTACTCACCAGTCGGTGGTTCCTGCGCATCTGCCCCCGTGTCTGGAAGGAAAATAgtctttggggggggggggtggggaacgACCCTAACATCCAgcccccccctcaccccaaCCAAGAGGCACCGGGGGGTCCCCAACCCGCCCCCCCCTGTACCTGCCAACACCCtgggagccccccccccccccgccccccccatccccgggggcaccccagacccctcagggtgggggggatgcagggtcttcccctgctccccaagAGCCTCACAAATACACGGGGGGAGCCCCAAAATGCAGAGGAACCCCCAAACcaagacaccccccccccctcccaccctaTTTTTGGGGTGCACCCCCacattttttttggggggtgggggtggggtggggtgtccATACCGGTGTCAGCTGCCcggtgagcagctgcagcagcgtGCTCTTCCCCACGCCGTTGGGGCCCACGATacaaactgggggggggggggagagagcagaggaaaaggggGGACACCCGGCGACCTGTGTTATTGTGGGGTCTcctggccccctccccccgtTATTGCAGGGGGGggtccctccccccccctccccccatgtTTACGTCGGGTCTCACCCCGGGACTCCATGTCAATGCCGAAGTCGAGGTTGCGgaagagcagctcctgcccctcgTAGCCGAAATCAACGCCTGCAcatggggagggggctgagatgggggggGCCTAGACACCCCCAAACGCTCCCCGACACCCCCCCGAGGCCCCACAGAGCCCCATAAcccccctctgctgccccaAGTCTCCCCAAATTGCCCCTTAAaacccccacagccccccaagCACCCCCCCCGTGCCCCATAtcttccccacaccccccctcccGGAGCAGCCCCCCAACCCGCCAGGTGCCCCCCGGGTACCGTGGAGGCCGAGGatgggggggctgagggggggcgGGTTGGGGAAGGTGAAGCGGACGGTGTATTCCCGGGGTCGCTTCAGCAGCTCCGGGGCCTCGGCTGCCTCCTCCGCTGCTGTCCGCCGCCGGCACTTCTGCTGCTTCCGCGTCAGCGCCTCCTTCGTCTGCTTCTcctgaggggtgggggggggggaggggatcTCATCAGGGATCTGCTCTGGGATCTGCTGAGCCCCCCCTCACACCCACCATCGGATCCCTTACAGGGAGCTGGGCTACATGGCAGGATAAAGAGTGGGGAGCGCAACGAGTAACAGATCTAGTAACCCCACCCTGGCACCAATCTGGCCCCCAGGTCCTTCCAGATCCTTGCAGTGGATCCCCGCTGtagggaggaggaggcagcttGTGTGGCAGGGGGATCCCaggaggggtgggggtccccagggcagggatCTGGGGGGACACGGGGTAACAAGAGAGATGCTGGGGGCAGGTGGTGATCCTGGCGGGCAAGGGATCCCAAGGGAATGGATCCCAGAGGGATCTCCCCTCGCTCACCGCCTGCTTGGTGGACTTGCCACCAGCCTTCAGGTCACGgagctttttctcctgcttctcaAACTGCTTGAGCAgctccttctgcttctgctggtaCATCTTCTTGAATGTCACTGTGAGGGACAACGGGCGGGACGTCacggggggctgggaggggcaaGTAACCCCCACTAATtaccccagcccctcccccaacttgacaccccccccccccccttacgCACTGTAGTTGCCCCGGTAGTAGAAGAGGCGCTGAGCATCGAGGTGGATGATGTCGGTGCAGACGTCATCGAGGAAACCTTGGTCGTGGGACACCACCAGCAGCGTCTTCTTCCAGGTTTGCAGGTAGCTGGGGTAGGAGGGGGATGGGGACATCGAAGTGTGGGGACGTTGAGGGGACaccctggctgtggggacaaCCCCCAGCACAGGGACAAGCCCCCCTCCATAGGGGAGTCACATCTTGGGGGAGTCACATCTTGGGGGAAATCCGGCAGGACACCACGCTTGGGGACAGCTCGAATCAGGGAGGCCAAACCCCCGCCAGGGACACCACACCCTGGGGACATCCCAGCGCCGGGTCTCCCTCACCCCGGGACCCTCCCGCCACATCCCTTGTGCCCCCCTCTTTGTCCCACGTCCCTACTTGTTGAGCCAGATGACTGCGTTGAGGTCGAGGTGGTTGGTGGGTTCATCCAACATCAGCAACGTCGGCTCCATAAATAAGGCCCTGAGGTGACAGCAGTGTCACCACCGGGTCCCAGCCACATCTGTGACCCCCCCACAATGTCCCCCCCGTCACTTACCGGGCCAATGACACCCTCATCCGCCACCCACCGGAGAATTTCCTTGTTGCCCTGTTCTGCATTTCAGGATTGAAGCCGAGACCGGCCAGGATACGCCGCGCCTTGGCCTCGGCAGCGGCTGCCCCTATCGCCCGCAGCTCCTCATACACCTGGGGGGCAGTGGGTGTAATTTTGAGGGGTCCTCAGGGGGTCCCCGATGTCCCCAGGTGTCCCTGTACCTTCTCCAGGTGCTCGGCAGCTGCATCGTCACCCTTCTCCAGCATCGCCTGCAGCcgcttctcctcctccagcagccgGAGTCGTTTGGTGTCGGCGCGCAGCACCGCCTGCACTGCCGGTGTGTCATCCGCCACCACCTCTGGGGGACGgggaaggggttttttttggggggggggctcagGTGTTTTGGGGGGAGCTAGGTATCCAGGGGACCCCGAGACCCCTGGGCACACCTTGCTCGCAGAGCAGCACATCAATGTTCGGGGGGATGCTCAGCGCCCGGTTTGCGATGTGCTTCAGCAGCGTTGtcttccctttcctgcaggTGAGTGAGGGGTTAAACCCTGCTGGGTGGGGGGGTAACGACCCTGCCtacccccgccccagcccccccaagGGCGGGGGGCACCCACCCATTGGGTCCTACGAGGCCGTAGCGGCGCCCAGCCACGATGTAGAGGTCAGCGTTGACGTAGAGCTCCTTCCCGTGGGCCGAGATGCTGAACTTCTCCAGCTGCGACAGGtaagggcgggggggggggtgtcagggAACTCCCCTGAGTAATGGGGCAGCCCCCAACCCCCCAGCTGtggccccctgccccctccagccccccccccccgaccccctAGCCCCCCTGACCCTCCgttccttttccccagcacaATGGTATGGCCGAATTATTTCTCCTCCCTACTGTAACGGTGTGCCCTGGTCCCCCCCATTTCCTTGTATAATGGGGTGACCCAATCCCCTTCTCCCCACTACAATGGCATGGTCCAAACCCCCCATCCCCCAATAAAATGGCACGGCCcacttccccccctcccccaccccacccccgtTCCCATAT comes from Falco cherrug isolate bFalChe1 chromosome 21, bFalChe1.pri, whole genome shotgun sequence and encodes:
- the ABCF1 gene encoding LOW QUALITY PROTEIN: ATP-binding cassette sub-family F member 1 (The sequence of the model RefSeq protein was modified relative to this genomic sequence to represent the inferred CDS: deleted 1 base in 1 codon), with amino-acid sequence MPKGARPAAAKQEEWRGEGDGQDQQVKKGKKDRRGKKSFFEELAEEEKPAPAEVPTPSEKEAPPQQASRKKRDRRKERRRPGAEPEPEEVELSRRLQELAAAGSEEEEEEAPAPRKGGRRRKGGNVFAALSQEQSEEEEEEDKKDEGSRPGKSKSNKEEEEGEKKKKSRKNEKTKAKRQGKAPSEDEAEGSDEDAQPKGGKNKFTALRDDDDDDEDEAEEPRKGSEPHEEEEEAGRKAEPDARVSKKEKKKMKKQMEYERQVATIKAAAAAGENDFSVSQAELSSRQAMLENASDIKLEKFSISAHGKELYVNADLYIVAGRRYGLVGPNGKGKTTLLKHIANRALSIPPNIDVLLCEQEVVADDTPAVQAVLRADTKRLRLLEEEKRLQAMLEKGDDAAAEHLEKVYEELRAIGAAAAEAKARRILAGLGFNPEMQNRATRKFSGGWRMRVSLARALFMEPTLLMLDEPTNHLDLNAVIWLNNYLQTWKKTLLVVSHDQGFLDDVCTDIIHLDAQRLFYYRGNYMTFKKMYQQKQKELLKQFEKQEKKLRDLKAGGKSTKQAEKQTKEALTRKQQKCRRRTAAEEAAEAPELLKRPREYTVRFTFPNPPPLSPPILGLHGVDFGYEGQELLFRNLDFGIDMESRVCIVGPNGVGKSTLLQLLTGQLTPTRGQMRRNHRLKVGFFNQQAAEQLRLEETAAEYLQRNFNLPHQDARKCLGRFGLEGHAHTLQIAKLSGGRRARVVFAELACREPDVLILDEPTNNLDIESIDALADAINDYRGAVIVVSHDARLITETSCQLWVVEEQGLSQIDGDFDDYKREVLEALGEVVINRPRE